From the Alloalcanivorax dieselolei B5 genome, one window contains:
- a CDS encoding Na(+)-translocating NADH-quinone reductase subunit C, whose protein sequence is MAGNSESVGRTLLVALLVCLVCAVVVSTAAVSLRPVQQKNQVLDRQVNILQAAGLYQPGMDVQQAFDTIERKFVDLETGEYVDKPESYDPLKAAKDPTESERLSADQDIASIKRQENVSEVYLARDDDGNLSRIILPVRGYGLWSTLYGFLALEADAETVSGLGFYQHGETPGLGGEVDNPAWKGLWPGKKLHDDSGDVAIQVVKGTVDSGAAGAEHKVDGLAGATLTSKGVNNLVRFWVGEDGFGPYLDRMKAANDGAGSAAVEADNGGEA, encoded by the coding sequence ATGGCTGGAAATAGCGAAAGTGTCGGCAGAACGCTGCTGGTCGCCCTGTTGGTCTGTCTGGTGTGCGCGGTGGTGGTGTCCACCGCCGCCGTGTCACTGCGGCCGGTGCAGCAGAAGAACCAGGTGCTTGACCGCCAGGTGAACATTCTCCAGGCCGCCGGGCTGTATCAGCCGGGCATGGACGTGCAGCAGGCGTTCGATACCATCGAGCGCAAATTCGTCGACCTGGAGACCGGTGAGTACGTGGACAAGCCGGAGTCCTATGATCCGCTGAAGGCGGCCAAGGATCCGACGGAAAGCGAGCGCTTGAGCGCGGATCAGGACATCGCCAGCATCAAACGTCAGGAGAACGTGTCCGAGGTGTATCTGGCGCGGGATGATGATGGCAACCTGAGCCGTATCATCCTGCCGGTGCGCGGTTACGGCCTGTGGTCCACCCTGTACGGCTTCCTGGCTCTGGAAGCGGACGCCGAGACCGTCTCCGGCCTGGGCTTCTATCAGCATGGTGAAACCCCGGGCCTGGGCGGTGAAGTGGACAACCCGGCCTGGAAGGGGCTGTGGCCGGGCAAAAAACTGCATGACGACAGCGGTGACGTGGCCATTCAGGTGGTCAAAGGCACTGTCGATTCCGGCGCCGCCGGAGCCGAACACAAGGTGGACGGCCTGGCCGGTGCCACCCTGACCAGTAAAGGCGTCAACAATCTGGTGCGTTTCTGGGTGGGGGAAGACGGGTTCGGTCCGTATCTGGATCGCATGAAAGCGGCCAATGACGGCGCCGGTTCCGCCGCCGTCGAAGCCGACAACGGAGGAGAAGCGTAA
- a CDS encoding NADH:ubiquinone reductase (Na(+)-transporting) subunit D: MAEKTKDILFGPIFDNNPIALQILGICSALAVTSNLNTTLTMCIALTAVTAFSNFFVSCIRNQIPGSIRMIVQMTIIASLVIVVDQFLRAYAYSISKQLSVFVGLIITNCIVMGRVEAFAMKNPPIPSFLDGVGNGLGYSVILLGLGFTRELLGSGSLFGYQILERTVDGGWYNTNGLMLLPPSAFFLIGLFIWAIRAWKPEQVEEDVFKMKPHTRTSDAF, translated from the coding sequence ATGGCGGAGAAAACGAAGGACATTCTGTTTGGTCCGATTTTCGACAATAACCCCATCGCGCTGCAGATCCTGGGTATCTGCTCCGCCCTGGCGGTAACCAGTAACCTGAACACCACGCTGACCATGTGTATCGCACTGACGGCGGTGACGGCGTTCTCCAACTTTTTCGTCAGTTGCATCCGTAATCAGATTCCGGGCAGCATCCGCATGATCGTGCAGATGACCATCATCGCCTCGCTGGTGATCGTGGTGGATCAGTTCCTGCGCGCCTACGCCTACAGCATCTCCAAGCAGCTGTCGGTGTTCGTGGGGCTGATCATCACCAACTGTATCGTCATGGGCCGGGTGGAAGCCTTCGCCATGAAGAATCCGCCGATCCCGTCCTTCCTGGACGGTGTCGGCAATGGCCTGGGTTACTCCGTGATCCTGCTGGGTCTCGGTTTCACCCGTGAGCTGCTGGGTTCCGGCAGCCTGTTCGGCTACCAGATTCTGGAGCGCACCGTGGACGGCGGCTGGTACAACACCAACGGCCTGATGCTGCTGCCGCCGAGCGCCTTCTTCCTGATCGGCCTGTTCATCTGGGCGATCCGCGCCTGGAAGCCGGAGCAGGTGGAAGAGGACGTCTTCAAGATGAAGCCGCACACCCGCACCAGCGACGCGTTCTGA
- a CDS encoding Na(+)-translocating NADH-quinone reductase subunit A has translation MIKIKKGLDLPIAGAPRQAIEEGHQVRSVAVLGGDYVGMKPTMEVREGDQVKKGQLIFTDKKTDGVKYTAPAGGTVVAINRGHKRVLQSVVIEVADQEEEVTFTAYQPDQLASLDREAVVSQLVDSGEWTLLRTRPFGKVPAPQSVPNSIFVTAIDTNPLCQDPSLVIQENEQSFRHGLTVLSRLTEGPVWVCKAAKSKLPSFAQGQIREESFAGKHPAGNPGTHVHFLDPVSLNKQVWTVGYQEVIAIGKLFIEGRISSERVVALGGPQVKTPRLLRTRVGAQSDDFCRGELKDGENRVISGSVFNGHHARGPVAHLGRLCNQVTVLREGHERDLLGYVSPGTNRFSVMNIYLSRLMPGKRFNFTTTTNGSERAMVPIGAYEEVMPLDILPTQLLRALAVGDTDSASALGALELVEEDLALCTFVCPGKYEYGPILRDNLTTIEVES, from the coding sequence ATGATCAAAATTAAGAAGGGACTGGACCTGCCCATCGCCGGCGCGCCGCGCCAGGCGATCGAGGAAGGCCACCAGGTCCGTTCTGTCGCCGTGCTCGGCGGCGACTACGTGGGCATGAAACCCACTATGGAAGTCCGCGAAGGGGACCAAGTCAAGAAAGGTCAGTTGATCTTCACGGACAAAAAAACCGACGGCGTGAAATACACCGCGCCGGCCGGGGGCACGGTGGTCGCCATCAATCGAGGCCACAAGCGCGTCCTGCAGTCCGTGGTCATCGAAGTGGCCGACCAGGAAGAAGAGGTGACCTTCACCGCTTATCAGCCGGATCAACTGGCCTCCCTGGATCGCGAAGCCGTGGTGAGCCAACTGGTGGACTCCGGTGAGTGGACGTTGTTGCGTACTCGCCCCTTTGGCAAGGTGCCGGCACCGCAGAGCGTGCCGAATTCCATTTTCGTCACCGCCATCGACACCAATCCGCTGTGTCAGGATCCGTCCCTGGTGATCCAGGAGAACGAGCAGAGCTTCCGCCACGGCCTGACCGTGTTGTCCCGTCTCACCGAAGGGCCGGTGTGGGTGTGCAAGGCGGCCAAGTCCAAGCTGCCATCCTTCGCCCAGGGTCAGATCCGTGAAGAAAGCTTCGCCGGCAAGCACCCGGCCGGTAATCCCGGGACCCACGTTCATTTCCTCGATCCGGTCAGCCTGAACAAACAGGTCTGGACCGTGGGCTACCAGGAAGTGATCGCCATCGGCAAGCTGTTCATCGAAGGCCGTATCAGCAGCGAGCGGGTGGTGGCTTTGGGGGGCCCGCAGGTGAAAACACCGCGCCTGTTGCGCACCCGGGTGGGCGCGCAGAGCGACGATTTCTGCCGTGGCGAGCTGAAAGACGGCGAAAACCGGGTGATTTCCGGTTCCGTGTTCAATGGCCACCACGCCCGTGGTCCGGTGGCGCACCTGGGCCGTCTGTGCAACCAGGTGACCGTGCTGCGCGAAGGGCACGAGCGCGACCTGCTGGGCTACGTCTCCCCGGGCACCAACCGCTTCTCGGTGATGAACATCTACCTCTCCAGGCTGATGCCGGGCAAGCGTTTCAACTTCACCACCACCACCAACGGCAGTGAGCGCGCCATGGTGCCGATCGGCGCCTACGAGGAAGTGATGCCGCTGGATATTCTGCCGACCCAGCTGCTGCGCGCGCTGGCGGTGGGCGATACCGACAGCGCCTCCGCCCTGGGCGCGCTGGAACTGGTGGAAGAGGATCTGGCCCTGTGTACCTTCGTATGCCCCGGCAAATACGAGTACGGCCCGATCCTCCGCGACAACCTGACCACCATTGAAGTGGAGAGCTGA
- a CDS encoding NADH:ubiquinone reductase (Na(+)-transporting) subunit B, with product MGLRNYLDTKIAPHFHEGGKLQKYYVFYEMFDTMLYSPDSVTRSAAHVRDGIDLKRIMMTVWFATFPAILFGLYNTGFQANLQITEFGFDPIAGWRTDLVAALTGFSQENFWANMVHGLAYYVPILIAVYLTGFFWEALFAWKRGHEVNEGFFVTGILFTLILPPAIPLWQVVLGVSFGVVIGKEVFGGTGKNFLNPALVGRAFLYFAYPAQMSGDAIWTAVDNFSGATPLSLAASGNLDFSAGLAQNALIGVDAGQSLSWMNTFLGGIQGSIGETSLIAIGLGALFLLFTKIASWRIMLGVLLGMVAMSTVFNLIGSDTNPMFAMPWYWHLTVGGLAFGLVFMATDPVSAAMTNTGKLIFGIVIGVMTVLIRVVNPAFPEGIMLAILFGNLCAPLIDYFVTQANVRRRLRRTGGVA from the coding sequence ATGGGTCTGCGGAATTACCTTGATACCAAAATCGCCCCCCACTTCCACGAGGGTGGCAAGCTGCAGAAGTACTACGTCTTCTATGAGATGTTCGACACCATGCTGTACAGCCCGGACTCGGTGACCCGGTCCGCGGCCCACGTACGTGATGGTATCGATCTCAAGCGCATCATGATGACGGTCTGGTTCGCCACTTTTCCGGCGATCCTGTTCGGTCTGTACAACACCGGCTTTCAGGCCAACCTGCAAATCACCGAGTTCGGTTTCGATCCGATCGCCGGCTGGCGCACCGACCTGGTGGCGGCGCTCACCGGCTTCAGCCAGGAGAACTTCTGGGCCAACATGGTCCATGGCCTGGCCTACTATGTGCCGATCCTGATCGCCGTCTACCTGACCGGTTTCTTCTGGGAAGCCCTGTTCGCCTGGAAACGCGGCCATGAAGTGAACGAAGGCTTCTTCGTCACCGGTATCCTGTTCACCCTGATTCTGCCGCCGGCGATTCCGCTCTGGCAGGTGGTACTGGGTGTATCCTTCGGCGTGGTCATCGGCAAGGAAGTGTTTGGCGGTACCGGCAAGAACTTCCTCAACCCGGCGCTGGTGGGCCGGGCGTTCCTGTACTTCGCCTATCCGGCGCAAATGTCCGGTGACGCCATCTGGACCGCGGTGGACAACTTCTCCGGCGCCACGCCGCTGTCGCTGGCCGCCAGCGGCAATCTGGACTTTTCCGCCGGTCTTGCTCAGAACGCCCTGATCGGCGTCGATGCCGGCCAGAGCCTGAGCTGGATGAACACCTTCCTGGGCGGCATCCAGGGCAGCATCGGCGAGACCTCGCTGATCGCCATCGGTCTGGGCGCGCTCTTCCTGCTGTTCACCAAGATCGCCTCCTGGCGGATCATGCTGGGCGTGCTGCTGGGCATGGTGGCGATGAGCACCGTGTTCAATCTGATCGGCAGCGACACCAACCCGATGTTCGCCATGCCCTGGTACTGGCACCTGACGGTGGGCGGTCTTGCCTTCGGTCTGGTGTTCATGGCCACCGACCCGGTGTCCGCGGCCATGACCAACACCGGCAAACTGATCTTTGGCATTGTCATCGGTGTGATGACCGTGCTGATCCGGGTGGTCAACCCGGCCTTCCCGGAAGGCATCATGTTGGCGATCCTGTTCGGCAACCTGTGCGCGCCGTTGATTGATTATTTCGTTACCCAGGCGAATGTGCGTCGTCGCCTGCGTCGGACCGGGGGAGTAGCGTAA
- the mfd gene encoding transcription-repair coupling factor: MTLTLLPDSSLFSTGREHYRDWRDPGAGGLAAVLAELARRDEGLLLVAAPSSNRAQQLADSLAFYLADSKVPVRLFPDWETLPYDLFSPHQDIVSDRIQALHWLGQARSGVLVVPVNTLMQRLAPPIHINGNHFQLKVNDTFDMEATRQQLVACGYRQRDNVYEHGEFAVRGAIMDIFPMGATQPFRVELFDQDIESLRLFDPESQRSTGQVREINLLPAAEYPLSQDGIRHFRGAFRETFDVEPRKVPLYEEVSEGIASPGLEYYLPLFFEQLATLFDYLPPNARLVELAECEQAAQHFWDEVSQRYESRRHDIRRPVLPPQSLFLRPDELAGAWKTLPRARVRDSEQALTFNLARSPRLAADPRSGNVLAPLHTFSDAHPDTRILVVAETAGRREALLELMQNISIQPALKQGWRDFLDAPERWNLTRGELDAGFYAPDHELLVVSESELYGERIMQRRRRRTSEDSGQDLAVRSLGELTIGAPVVHLDHGVGRYQGLVHMTVDHQPHEFLLLEYAGGDKLYVPVSSLHLISRYGGGEHPPLNRLGSEQWSKARQKAAEKINDVAAELLNTYARREAREGRGFPLEQEDYQRFASGFPFEETPDQENAINAVIADMQRQKPMDRLVCGDVGFGKTEVAMRAAFVAVQNGTQVAVLVPTTLLAQQHYDSFVDRFADWPVQIEVLSRFRSAKDKSQVLERLAEGKVDIVVGTHQLLQENVRFKDLGLIIVDEEHRFGVRHKERLKEMRAECDILTLTATPIPRTLNMALSGMRDISIIATPPQRRLSVKTFVRQRDDTALKEAILRELLRGGQVYYLHNDIDTMSRAAEQIQSLVPDARVGIAHGQMRERELEAVMGDFYHRRFNVLVCTTIIETGIDVPSANTIIIERADKLGLAQLHQLRGRVGRSHHQAYAYLVTPSPKAMTKDALKRLEAIEQATDLGAGFVLASQDLEIRGAGELLGEEQHGNMETIGFTLYMEMLEQAVEALKRGEQPDTAKPLSGGPEVNLRVPALIPEDYLPDVFTRLTLYKRIAGCKTGDQLRELQVEMIDRFGLLPEAVKTLFKVTALRQQAEALAITRVDANAAGGKLEFAERTPVDPLTVVKLMQNAPNRYRLEGAHTLRFQLPSETADERVQLVEQLLEHLAGNGKAP, encoded by the coding sequence ATGACCCTGACCCTGTTACCCGATTCTTCCCTGTTTTCCACTGGACGTGAACACTACCGCGACTGGCGCGACCCCGGCGCCGGCGGCTTGGCGGCGGTACTGGCGGAACTGGCCCGCCGCGACGAGGGCCTGCTGCTGGTAGCGGCGCCGTCCAGCAACCGTGCCCAGCAGTTGGCCGACTCGCTGGCCTTTTACCTCGCTGACAGCAAGGTGCCGGTGCGGCTGTTCCCCGACTGGGAAACCCTGCCCTACGATCTGTTCAGTCCCCACCAGGACATCGTCAGCGACCGCATCCAGGCGCTACACTGGCTCGGTCAGGCTCGCAGCGGCGTTCTGGTGGTGCCGGTGAACACGCTGATGCAGCGGCTGGCGCCGCCGATCCATATCAATGGCAATCATTTCCAGCTCAAGGTCAACGACACCTTTGATATGGAAGCCACCCGCCAGCAACTGGTGGCCTGTGGCTACCGGCAACGCGACAACGTCTATGAACACGGCGAGTTCGCCGTGCGTGGCGCCATCATGGACATCTTCCCCATGGGCGCGACGCAACCGTTCCGGGTGGAACTGTTCGATCAGGACATTGAATCCCTGCGTCTGTTCGACCCGGAAAGCCAGCGCTCCACCGGCCAGGTGCGGGAAATCAATCTGCTGCCGGCGGCGGAGTACCCGCTCAGCCAGGACGGCATCCGCCATTTCCGCGGTGCCTTCCGCGAAACCTTCGACGTGGAGCCAAGAAAAGTACCGCTCTACGAAGAAGTGTCCGAGGGTATCGCCAGTCCGGGGCTGGAGTACTATCTGCCGTTGTTCTTCGAGCAACTGGCCACTTTGTTCGACTACCTGCCGCCCAATGCCCGGCTGGTGGAATTGGCGGAGTGCGAGCAGGCCGCCCAGCACTTCTGGGACGAGGTCAGTCAGCGCTACGAGTCCCGTCGCCACGACATCCGCCGGCCGGTGCTGCCGCCGCAAAGTCTGTTCCTGCGCCCGGACGAGCTGGCTGGCGCCTGGAAAACCCTGCCCCGGGCCCGGGTGCGTGACTCCGAACAGGCGCTGACCTTCAACCTGGCACGCTCACCGCGGCTTGCCGCCGACCCGCGCAGCGGCAATGTACTGGCGCCCTTGCATACCTTCTCCGATGCTCACCCGGACACCCGCATCCTGGTGGTGGCGGAAACCGCCGGGCGCCGCGAGGCGCTGCTCGAACTGATGCAAAACATCTCGATCCAGCCGGCTTTGAAACAAGGCTGGCGGGACTTCCTCGACGCCCCCGAGCGCTGGAATCTGACCCGGGGTGAGCTCGACGCCGGCTTCTACGCGCCGGACCACGAACTGCTGGTGGTCAGCGAAAGCGAGCTGTACGGCGAGCGGATCATGCAGCGCCGGCGGCGGCGCACCAGCGAGGACAGCGGTCAGGATCTGGCGGTCCGCTCCCTGGGCGAGCTCACCATCGGCGCTCCGGTGGTGCACCTGGACCACGGCGTCGGCCGCTATCAGGGCCTGGTGCACATGACCGTGGATCACCAGCCCCATGAATTTTTGCTGCTGGAGTACGCCGGCGGCGACAAGCTCTACGTACCGGTGTCCTCGCTGCACCTGATCAGCCGCTACGGCGGCGGCGAACATCCGCCACTGAATCGCCTGGGCAGTGAGCAATGGAGCAAGGCGCGGCAAAAAGCCGCGGAAAAAATCAACGACGTGGCGGCGGAATTGCTCAACACCTACGCTCGTCGCGAAGCCCGCGAAGGGCGCGGTTTCCCGCTGGAGCAAGAGGATTATCAGCGTTTCGCCAGCGGTTTCCCGTTCGAGGAAACCCCGGACCAGGAAAACGCCATCAACGCGGTGATCGCCGACATGCAACGGCAAAAACCCATGGACCGCCTGGTCTGTGGCGATGTCGGTTTCGGTAAGACCGAGGTGGCCATGCGCGCCGCCTTCGTGGCGGTTCAGAACGGCACCCAGGTGGCCGTGCTGGTCCCCACCACCCTGCTCGCCCAACAGCATTACGATTCTTTCGTCGACCGTTTCGCCGACTGGCCGGTGCAGATCGAAGTGCTGTCCCGCTTCCGCAGCGCCAAGGACAAAAGCCAGGTGCTGGAACGGCTCGCCGAGGGCAAGGTGGATATCGTCGTCGGCACCCACCAGTTGCTGCAAGAGAACGTCCGCTTCAAGGACCTGGGCCTGATCATCGTCGACGAGGAACACCGCTTCGGCGTGCGCCACAAAGAGCGGCTCAAGGAAATGCGCGCCGAGTGCGACATCCTCACCCTCACCGCCACACCGATTCCGCGCACCCTGAACATGGCGCTCAGCGGCATGCGCGACATTTCCATCATCGCCACGCCGCCGCAGCGGCGCCTGTCGGTGAAAACCTTCGTGCGGCAACGGGACGACACCGCCCTCAAGGAAGCCATCCTGCGGGAGTTGCTGCGTGGCGGCCAGGTCTACTACCTGCACAACGACATCGACACCATGAGCCGCGCCGCCGAGCAGATCCAATCGCTGGTGCCGGACGCACGGGTCGGCATCGCCCACGGCCAGATGCGCGAACGGGAACTGGAAGCGGTGATGGGCGACTTCTACCATCGCCGTTTCAACGTGCTGGTGTGCACCACCATCATTGAAACCGGTATCGACGTGCCCAGCGCCAACACCATCATCATCGAGCGCGCCGACAAGCTCGGCCTGGCTCAGTTGCACCAATTGCGGGGACGGGTCGGCCGCAGCCACCACCAGGCCTACGCCTACCTGGTCACGCCTTCCCCCAAGGCGATGACCAAGGACGCGCTGAAACGGCTGGAAGCCATCGAACAAGCCACCGACCTGGGCGCTGGCTTCGTGCTCGCCAGCCAGGATCTGGAAATCCGTGGTGCCGGCGAACTGCTCGGTGAAGAGCAGCACGGCAACATGGAAACCATCGGTTTCACGCTCTATATGGAAATGCTGGAGCAGGCGGTGGAAGCGCTCAAACGCGGTGAGCAACCGGACACCGCCAAACCGCTGTCCGGCGGCCCGGAAGTCAACCTGCGGGTGCCGGCCCTGATTCCGGAAGACTACCTGCCGGACGTGTTCACCCGCCTGACCCTGTACAAGCGCATCGCCGGCTGCAAAACCGGCGACCAGTTACGGGAATTGCAGGTGGAGATGATCGACCGTTTCGGCCTGCTGCCGGAAGCGGTGAAAACCCTGTTCAAGGTCACCGCTCTGCGGCAACAGGCGGAAGCGCTGGCCATCACCCGGGTGGACGCCAACGCCGCCGGCGGCAAACTGGAGTTCGCCGAGCGCACCCCGGTGGACCCGCTCACCGTGGTCAAACTGATGCAGAACGCCCCCAACCGCTACCGCCTGGAAGGCGCCCACACCCTGCGCTTCCAACTGCCATCGGAAACCGCCGATGAACGCGTTCAATTAGTCGAGCAGCTGTTGGAACATCTGGCGGGGAACGGGAAAGCACCGTAA
- the tesB gene encoding acyl-CoA thioesterase II, with protein MRESVAELMNRFTLERLEDNLFRGQTEANGQRSIFGGLVAGQALLAASMTVSEDRPAHSLHAYFLRPGDIRVPVIYDVDRIRDGKSFTTRRVNAIQHGRPIFSLSASFQVEEEGGRHQNTMPDVPEPDSLESDESARMRVVEQIPEQFRGAFLRERPVEFRPVTPKDLFAPESREPLKRFWFRVSDRVTADRMTQRALLAYCSDFGFMGTAMQPHGMTFWQSDIQCASIDHAMWFYDDFQVDEWLLYDCQSPAAAGARGLTFGAIHRQDGTLVASVAQEGLMRLRPSAKPV; from the coding sequence ATGAGAGAGTCCGTCGCGGAACTAATGAACCGGTTTACCCTGGAACGGTTGGAGGACAACCTGTTTCGTGGCCAGACCGAGGCCAATGGCCAGCGCAGTATTTTCGGTGGCCTGGTGGCCGGCCAGGCGTTGCTGGCGGCGTCCATGACGGTGTCGGAGGACCGGCCCGCCCACTCCCTGCATGCCTATTTCCTGCGGCCCGGGGATATCCGCGTGCCGGTGATCTATGACGTGGACCGGATCCGTGACGGCAAGAGCTTCACCACCCGCCGGGTCAACGCGATCCAGCACGGCCGGCCGATCTTCAGCCTGTCCGCGTCGTTCCAGGTGGAGGAAGAGGGCGGCCGGCACCAGAATACCATGCCGGACGTACCAGAGCCGGACAGCCTGGAAAGCGATGAAAGTGCCCGCATGCGGGTGGTGGAGCAGATTCCGGAGCAGTTCCGTGGTGCTTTCCTGCGTGAACGGCCGGTGGAGTTCCGTCCGGTGACCCCCAAGGACCTGTTCGCGCCGGAAAGCCGGGAGCCGCTCAAACGCTTCTGGTTCCGGGTCAGTGACAGGGTCACCGCCGATCGTATGACCCAGCGGGCGCTGCTCGCCTATTGTTCTGATTTCGGTTTCATGGGCACGGCCATGCAGCCCCACGGCATGACTTTCTGGCAAAGCGATATCCAGTGCGCCAGCATCGACCACGCCATGTGGTTTTACGATGATTTCCAGGTGGACGAATGGCTGCTTTATGACTGCCAGAGCCCCGCCGCCGCCGGTGCCCGGGGGCTGACTTTCGGCGCCATCCACCGTCAGGACGGCACTCTGGTGGCGTCGGTGGCCCAGGAAGGACTGATGCGGCTGCGGCCCAGCGCCAAGCCGGTGTGA
- the nqrE gene encoding NADH:ubiquinone reductase (Na(+)-transporting) subunit E codes for MFEHYLSLFVRAVFVENMALAFFLGMCTFIAISKKISTAIGLGIAVVVVLAITVPVNNLILHYLLNEGALSWTGIPALATLDLRFLGLLSYIGVIAAIVQILEMTLDKYVPALYNALGVFLPLITVNCAIMGASLFMVERDYAFGESLVYGLGAGAGWALAITLLAGIREKLKYSDVPDGLKGLGITFITVGLMSLGFMSFSGVQL; via the coding sequence ATGTTTGAACATTATCTGAGTCTGTTCGTCCGCGCCGTCTTCGTCGAGAACATGGCGCTGGCCTTCTTCCTGGGGATGTGTACCTTCATCGCCATCTCCAAGAAGATTTCCACCGCGATCGGTCTGGGCATCGCCGTGGTCGTGGTGTTGGCCATCACCGTGCCGGTGAACAACCTGATCCTGCATTACCTGCTCAATGAAGGGGCGCTGTCCTGGACCGGCATTCCCGCGCTGGCCACTCTGGACCTGCGGTTCCTGGGGCTGCTCAGCTATATCGGCGTGATCGCGGCGATCGTGCAGATCCTGGAAATGACCCTGGATAAATACGTGCCGGCGCTGTACAACGCGCTGGGCGTGTTCCTGCCACTGATCACGGTGAACTGCGCCATCATGGGGGCCTCCCTGTTCATGGTGGAGCGGGACTACGCTTTCGGTGAGTCGCTGGTGTACGGCCTTGGCGCCGGTGCCGGCTGGGCGTTGGCGATCACACTGCTGGCGGGAATCCGGGAAAAGCTGAAGTACAGCGATGTACCCGACGGTCTGAAGGGGCTGGGTATTACCTTCATCACCGTGGGTCTGATGTCCCTGGGTTTCATGTCGTTCTCCGGCGTGCAGCTCTAA
- a CDS encoding glyceraldehyde-3-phosphate dehydrogenase — translation MNKLEDHFGRWKNREEIAEAMIPMIGRLYREKNVATTVYSRSLVNKSVIQILKTHRFVKQIEDGLSDSGLSVVDSFPILQEAVKLDLGPCRLDIGKLAVEYKNDNRGLSVEDFVREALTEAVENKAKLAGTTDVVLYGFGRIGRILARLLIEKAGSGDGLRLKAIVVRESGKGDLQKRASLLRRDSVHGPFAGTIAVDEEDNALIANGNYIKVIYSNDPASVDYTQYGIENAVLIDNTGKWRDEEGLSQHLQCPGIARVMLTAPGKGSLKNIVHGVNNDMIDDSDKIISAASCTTNAIVPPLKAIEDKFGIEYGHVETVHSYTNDQNLLDNFHKGPRRGRAAPLNMVLTETGAATAAAKALPSLNGKLTGNSIRVPTPNVSMAILNLTLEKETSLEEMNEYLRWVSLHSPLQRQVDFVSSPDAVSTDFVGSRHASVIDAGATIVNGRHCVLYVWYDNEFGYSCQVLRILQQISGVEYPVYPAE, via the coding sequence GTGAACAAACTGGAAGACCACTTCGGACGATGGAAAAACCGTGAGGAAATCGCCGAGGCGATGATTCCGATGATCGGTCGGCTGTACCGGGAAAAGAACGTGGCCACCACGGTCTATAGCCGTTCCCTGGTCAACAAATCCGTTATCCAGATCCTCAAGACCCACCGTTTTGTTAAGCAGATTGAAGACGGCCTGTCCGACAGCGGTCTGTCCGTGGTGGATTCGTTCCCCATTCTCCAGGAAGCGGTCAAACTGGACCTGGGGCCCTGCCGTCTGGACATCGGCAAGCTGGCGGTTGAGTACAAAAACGACAACCGCGGCCTGTCGGTGGAAGACTTCGTCCGCGAAGCGCTCACCGAAGCGGTGGAAAACAAGGCCAAACTGGCCGGTACCACCGATGTGGTGCTGTACGGCTTCGGCCGTATCGGCCGTATTCTCGCCCGCTTGCTGATCGAGAAAGCCGGTTCTGGCGATGGCCTGCGTCTGAAGGCCATCGTGGTGCGTGAGTCCGGCAAGGGCGACCTGCAGAAGCGCGCCAGCCTGCTGCGCCGTGACTCCGTGCACGGCCCGTTCGCCGGCACCATCGCCGTGGATGAGGAAGACAACGCTCTGATCGCCAACGGCAACTATATCAAGGTGATCTACTCCAACGATCCGGCGTCCGTCGACTACACCCAATACGGTATCGAAAACGCCGTGTTGATCGACAACACCGGTAAATGGCGTGACGAGGAAGGCCTGTCCCAGCATCTGCAATGTCCGGGCATCGCCCGCGTGATGTTGACCGCGCCGGGCAAAGGCAGCCTCAAGAACATCGTGCACGGCGTCAACAACGACATGATCGACGACAGCGACAAGATCATCTCCGCCGCCAGTTGCACCACCAACGCCATCGTGCCGCCGCTGAAGGCCATCGAGGACAAGTTCGGCATCGAATACGGCCACGTGGAAACGGTGCACTCCTACACCAACGACCAGAACCTGCTGGATAATTTCCACAAGGGCCCCCGTCGTGGCCGCGCCGCGCCGCTGAACATGGTGCTGACCGAAACCGGTGCCGCCACCGCCGCGGCCAAGGCGCTGCCGTCCCTGAACGGCAAGCTGACCGGCAACTCCATTCGCGTTCCCACCCCGAACGTGTCCATGGCGATCCTGAACCTGACCCTGGAGAAGGAAACCAGCCTGGAGGAGATGAACGAATACCTGCGCTGGGTGAGCCTGCACTCTCCGTTGCAGCGCCAGGTGGATTTCGTCAGCAGCCCGGACGCGGTGTCCACCGACTTCGTCGGCTCCCGTCATGCCTCCGTCATCGACGCCGGGGCCACCATCGTCAACGGCCGCCACTGCGTGCTGTACGTGTGGTATGACAACGAGTTCGGCTACAGCTGCCAGGTGCTGCGGATTCTGCAGCAGATCTCCGGAGTGGAGTACCCGGTGTACCCGGCGGAGTAA